From the genome of Triticum aestivum cultivar Chinese Spring chromosome 3B, IWGSC CS RefSeq v2.1, whole genome shotgun sequence, one region includes:
- the LOC123071170 gene encoding uncharacterized protein has product MRPFHPPRHIAAQPHHPRPGDPGQPPLHALPMHQQQQMNPAAFPGFGAANPMAAVAAANPFLAMQLFGQAQQLQNLGYLAAAALQQQQQQPHHHQQPQQQQNPFFPGGFPPNPNQFGAFPGPQSGFNGGGGGFRPGCAGLPGPRPPLPMMGAAWNGGSGGVGVGANGSPRPALNVDGKDRNSGGGVGQVNQTNNKSDGTSHVASENGVRNNATDQKSRFNPGRDGKDGRQFGPSGGRGRGDSRGGGQFNPSGGRGRGDSRGGGQFSPSGGRGRGDGRDGRFSPSGGRGRGRNFNQGRGRGRNDWREGKSNFTSSDSPISGDCHIDSPASEGVRKRPPIIYDKKEVKQWVQARKKNYPTSANINKKLCQSQLDEQKKDEEAQMRRRELKEVIAKQKELGLELPELPPGYLSDTEGQPRGRQGNEKESNWKTRQGGGRFGNRGRGRGRGRGRDNKRQRSDDREDFQSKRPRERNNNSRRHDGGAMAKSREPTLLQKLLNSDIKRDRHRLLHTFKFMALNNFFKDWPAKPLEFPSVKVDQIELESDIDEEDSDDDLPDAETAKDCSLGLKGNGDQPESSSSDEEDESEDDDEADDKGADTEITEKVSDEDSDAEQCEEGFSDFLA; this is encoded by the exons ATGCGCCCCTTCCACCCTCCCCGCCACATCGCCGCCCAGCCCCATCACCCGCGGCCCGGCGACCCCGGCCAGCCCCCGCTCCACGCCCTCCCCATGCACCAGCAGCAGCAGATGAACCCCGCCGCGTTCCCCGGCTTCGGCGCCGCCAAccccatggcggcggtggcggcggccaacCCCTTCCTCGCGATGCAGCTCTTCGGCCAGGCGCAGCAGCTCCAGAACCTCGGCTACCTTGCCGCCGCCgcgctccagcagcagcagcaacaaccacacCACCACCAGCAACCACAACAGCAGCAAAATCCGTTCTTTCCGGGAGGCTTCCCGCCGAACCCCAATCAGTTCGGGGCCTTCCCTGGCCCGCAATCCGGCTtcaacggcggcggaggcgggttCCGGCCTGGTTGTGCCGGGTTACCCGGGCCCCGGCCGCCCCTGCCGATGATGGGCGCTGCCTGGAATGGTGGcagcggcggcgtcggcgtcggggcgaaCGGCTCGCCGAGGCCTGCGCTGAACGTTGATGGGAAAGATCGGAACAGTGGCGGAGGGGTCGGCCAG GTAAACCAAACTAATAACAAATCAGATGGCACCTCTCATGTTGCCTCTGAAAATGGTGTGAGGAATAATGCAACAGATCAGAAATCCCGATTTAACCCTGGAAGAGATGGTAAGGATGGAAGGCAGTTTGGTCCATCTGGTGGAAGAGGGAGAGGAGATAGTAGGGGTGGAGGGCAATTCAATCCATCTGGTGGAAGGGGGAGAGGAGATAGTAGGGGTGGAGGGCAATTCAGTCCATCTGGTGGAAGGGGAAGAGGAGATGGTAGGGATGGACGGTTTAGCCCATCTGGTggcagggggagagggagaaatTTTAATCAAGGCCGTGGAAGAG gaagaaaTGACTGGAGAGAAGGAAAATCTAATTTTACAAGTAGTGACAGTCCAATATCAGGAGATTGTCACATTGACAGCCCAGCATCTGAAGGAGTTCGAAA GCGCCCTCCTATCATTTATGACAAAAAAGAAGTTAAACAGTGGGTTCAAGCACGCAAGAAAAACTACCCTACAAGTGCCAACATAAACAAG AAGTTGTGTCAGAGTCAATTGGATGAgcaaaagaaagatgaagaggccCAAATGCGCCGCCGG GAACTCAAGGAAGTTATAGCAAAGCAGAAGGAATTAGGTTTGGAACTCCCTGAACTACCACCTGGCTATCTGTCTGACACTGAGGGTCAACCCAGGGGACGTCAAGGCAATGAAAAGGAAAGTAATTGGAAGACTCGACAGGGGGGTGGTCGTTTTGGAAACCGAGGGCGTGGCCGTGGTCGGGGCCGTGGCCGTGACAATAAGCGACAGAGGTCTGACGATAGAGAAGATTTTCAGTCTAAAAGACCGAGGGAGAGGAACAACAATAGTCGTCGTCATGATGGTGGTGCGATGGCCAAGAGTAGGGAACCAACCCTCCTGCAGAAGCTACTTAACTCTGATATCAAGAGGGACAGGCATAGGCTTCTGCACACGTTCAAATTCATGGCCTTGAACAATTTCTTCAAGGACTGGCCTGCCAAGCCGCTGGAGTTCCCTAGTGTCAAGGTGGACCAAATAGAGCTTGAAAGTGATATTGACGAGGAAGACTCAGATGATGACTTGCCGGATGCCGAGACGGCCAAGGACTGCAGCCTCGGTTTGAAGGGAAACGGCGATCAGCCAGAATCGAGCTCCAGCGATGAGGAGGAtgaaagtgaggacgacgacgaagctGACGACAAGGGTGCTGATACTGAAATAACCGAAAAGGTTTCAGATGAGGATTCCGACGCAGAGCAATGCGAAGAAGGTTTCTCAGATTTCTTAGCCTGA
- the LOC123071171 gene encoding non-specific lipid transfer protein GPI-anchored 2: MATLRRCSGLLVAVVALALAAGMAAAQGPAGAPAPAAGISSECMTAVLNMSDCLPYVESGSKTRHPDKACCPELDGLLQSNPVCLCQLLAGGADSYGISVDYKRAMALPGVCRLNAPPLSACAAFGVPVGPSSAPLTGVSPSATGPQMPENPPSGTPSKSKSHAPGSLTGRGLVALAALPLAFTAAAMF, translated from the exons ATGGCGACTCTGCGGCGGTGCTCCGGGCTGCTGGTCGCGGTGGTGGCGCTGGCGCTGGCGGCGggcatggcggcggcgcaggggccggccggcgcgccggcgccggcTGCCGGGATCAGCTCCGAGTGCATGACCGCGGTGCTCAACATGTCCGACTGCCTGCCGTACGTGGAGAGCGGGAGCAAGACGCGGCACCCGGACAAGGCCTGCTGCCCGGAGCTGGACGGCCTGCTGCAGTCCAACCCCGTCTGCCTCTGCCAGCTGCTCGCCGGCGGCGCCGACTCCTACGGCATCAGCGTCGACTACAAGCGCGCCATGGCGCTGCCCGGCGTCTGCCGCCTCAACGCGCCGCCGCTCAGCGCCTGCGCAG CTTTTGGAGTCCCCGTGGGGCCTTCTTCGGCGCCATTAACAGGAGTCTCTCCATCCGCTACAGGGCCACAGATGCCTG AGAACCCGCCATCCGGAACGCCGTCCAAGTCCAAGTCCCACGCCCCCGGCAGCCTCACCGGCCGCGGTctcgtcgccctcgccgccctACCGCTGGCGTTCACGGCCGCCGCCATGTTCTAG